In Juglans regia cultivar Chandler chromosome 13, Walnut 2.0, whole genome shotgun sequence, the following proteins share a genomic window:
- the LOC108988477 gene encoding uncharacterized protein LOC108988477 → MGQRGNSSAMGGEKWLPPEQSWVKANWDAALDVKARKMGAGVIIRNEKGEVMATCHAQKQDVVEPALAECYALRTAMDLCRDLNFDKVIFEGDAQIVINAVNNQDEDLSFYGSIIEELKMVIKGWIGWKVKYSHRGTNVVAHKLARAALHTVEEKIWIEEAPLFVLNSLQIDNLCIDQTVYINE, encoded by the coding sequence ATGGGACAAAGGGGAAATAGCAGTGCAATGGGAGGTGAAAAATGGCTTCCACCAGAACAGAGTTGGGTTAAGGCAAACTGGGATGCAGCTTTGGATGTTAAAGCAAGAAAGATGGGTGCCGGGGTCATAATAAGAAATGAGAAGGGAGAGGTCATGGCAACATGTCATGCTCAGAAGCAAGATGTGGTTGAACCAGCTCTAGCAGAGTGTTATGCTCTAAGAACAGCAATGGATTTATGTAGAGATCTCAACTTTGACAAAGTAATCTTCGAGGGGGATGCACAGATTGTGATAAATGCTGTGAACAATCAAGATGAAGACTTATCTTTCTATGGCAGTATTATTGAAGAGTTGAAGATGGTGATCAAAGGCTGGATAGGTTGGAAAGTTAAATACTCACATAGAGGCACAAATGTAGTAGCTCATAAACTAGCTAGAGCTGCGTTACATACTGTAGAGGAAAAAATATGGATAGAAGAAGCACCATTGTTTGTCTTAAATAGTTTACAGATTGATAACCTTTGTATTGACCAAACAGTTTATATTAATGAATGA